From Sphingopyxis sp. MWB1, a single genomic window includes:
- a CDS encoding XRE family transcriptional regulator — MSVIAQGFVGERLTEARMALGISATVFADLVDLSVQSVSKYENGRQTPKLDGVHKFAAILKVPYDYFFRPMVTKDEKPIFWRARLSAPPSARDRAEVRLEWMKEVVDYLASYFDLPALHVPRFDFSEESFGNSDFIERVAREIREYWDIRPGPMPDTIEQLETNGILVSRIHVRADKLDAFSQWSDRFNVPFVMLSRDKASACRQRFDVLHELVHIACHANVSHKRLNDRAFYKAIEKQADQIASAMLLPEAEFVGELYAPSLDGFLTLKERWGASVAAMIMRSKQLDLIDDDDARRLWINYNRRGWRNGEPLDGKLEKEEPHLIRRSFELLMEEGVQSASQIVKALPFPTADLEELADLEPGALSGETQSRAAPILKDEFRQDSNVVSIFGRKG, encoded by the coding sequence GTGAGTGTAATTGCACAAGGTTTTGTTGGGGAACGTCTGACCGAAGCGCGAATGGCGCTTGGCATCAGCGCGACGGTGTTTGCCGATTTAGTTGACCTGAGCGTCCAATCCGTATCGAAGTATGAAAATGGCCGGCAAACGCCAAAGCTAGATGGCGTTCACAAGTTCGCTGCAATTCTCAAGGTTCCTTACGATTACTTCTTTCGCCCAATGGTTACAAAGGATGAAAAGCCGATTTTTTGGCGCGCGCGCCTGTCAGCGCCGCCGTCCGCACGTGATCGAGCGGAAGTTCGTCTCGAATGGATGAAAGAGGTTGTCGATTATCTTGCGTCGTATTTCGACCTTCCCGCGCTCCACGTCCCTCGTTTCGATTTCTCCGAAGAGAGTTTCGGTAACTCCGATTTTATAGAGCGCGTGGCTCGCGAGATTAGGGAGTACTGGGACATTCGGCCTGGCCCAATGCCGGACACCATCGAACAACTCGAAACCAATGGCATACTGGTATCCCGTATCCATGTTCGCGCCGACAAGCTGGATGCGTTTTCACAATGGTCGGATCGTTTCAATGTGCCATTTGTGATGCTGTCGCGCGACAAGGCCAGCGCCTGCCGCCAGCGGTTCGACGTGCTGCACGAATTAGTCCACATCGCCTGCCACGCCAATGTCTCGCATAAGCGGTTGAATGATCGAGCCTTCTACAAGGCGATTGAGAAGCAGGCCGATCAAATCGCATCGGCCATGTTGCTGCCAGAAGCAGAGTTCGTCGGCGAACTCTACGCTCCTTCGCTGGACGGGTTTTTGACCCTGAAGGAACGCTGGGGGGCGTCTGTTGCCGCCATGATTATGCGCAGCAAGCAGCTCGATCTTATAGATGACGATGATGCGCGGCGCCTCTGGATAAACTACAATCGCCGCGGCTGGCGCAACGGCGAGCCACTGGATGGAAAACTCGAAAAGGAAGAACCTCACCTAATTCGACGCAGCTTCGAGCTTCTCATGGAAGAAGGTGTGCAATCGGCTTCTCAAATCGTGAAAGCTCTCCCGTTCCCGACAGCTGACTTGGAAGAGTTGGCGGACCTAGAGCCGGGAGCCCTTTCGGGAGAAACTCAATCTCGCGCTGCACCAATCTTGAAGGACGAGTTTCGTCAAGATTCCAATGTGGTGAGTATTTTCGGGAGAAAGGGCTAG
- a CDS encoding HEPN domain-containing protein, giving the protein MRTDLDHLPAAKQRELERIVAIIFDEFGAATENATGPRKGARILKIILFGSYARGDWVDAPASANQYKSDYDILVIVSQKELTDRAAYWAKAEERLIRAYTIEKTLPTPVNFIVHSLHEVNDGLAHGRVFFMEVAKDGIALYEADDRELATPKPKTPKQALAAAKEYFEDYYPGAVVWLNTSRDLTKQKRPKEAAFLLHQAAERLYSGLLLTLTYYTPYNHNIAFLRSLAEGLDRRLHGVWPETNRAERAMFQKLKEAYTKARYSKHYRISEEELIWLGERIEELSRVVHRVCSDKIVELERAART; this is encoded by the coding sequence ATGCGCACTGACCTCGATCACCTTCCTGCCGCGAAGCAGCGCGAGCTTGAGCGCATCGTCGCGATCATCTTCGACGAATTCGGTGCGGCTACGGAAAATGCGACCGGCCCGCGAAAGGGCGCCCGCATCCTCAAAATCATCCTGTTCGGTAGCTATGCGCGCGGCGATTGGGTCGATGCGCCCGCATCGGCGAACCAGTATAAATCCGACTATGACATCCTCGTCATCGTCAGCCAGAAAGAGTTGACCGATCGTGCCGCCTACTGGGCGAAGGCCGAGGAGCGGTTGATCCGGGCCTATACGATCGAGAAAACGCTTCCAACGCCCGTCAACTTCATCGTCCATTCGCTGCATGAGGTGAATGACGGACTCGCGCATGGCCGCGTCTTCTTCATGGAGGTCGCGAAAGACGGGATTGCTCTTTACGAAGCGGATGATCGGGAACTGGCAACGCCCAAACCCAAAACGCCAAAGCAGGCTCTCGCGGCAGCGAAGGAATACTTCGAGGATTACTACCCCGGAGCGGTCGTGTGGTTGAATACGTCGCGGGATTTAACGAAGCAGAAACGTCCCAAGGAAGCCGCCTTCTTACTGCACCAGGCAGCCGAACGCTTATATTCAGGCCTCCTTCTCACACTGACCTACTACACCCCATACAACCACAATATCGCCTTCCTGCGTTCGCTTGCCGAAGGACTCGACCGTCGGCTGCACGGTGTTTGGCCCGAGACCAATCGTGCTGAGCGCGCGATGTTTCAAAAACTGAAAGAAGCATACACGAAGGCACGATATTCAAAACATTACCGGATCAGCGAAGAGGAACTGATCTGGCTCGGGGAGCGCATCGAAGAACTCAGCCGCGTTGTGCATCGGGTCTGCTCCGACAAGATCGTGGAACTGGAAAGGGCCGCCCGCACATAA
- a CDS encoding helicase-related protein — MTQSVMKSGIRDNRGRGSAASFLIEKARAGSELSVVSAYFTSFAYARLAETLDGIGKLRFLFGEPRFIDSVESEDLCPPAFSLEEDRLTLTDGLRKPGAAIQCADWIREKAEIRSIKRAGLMHGKLYHVHDGKRDHALVGSSNFTIKGLGLTDEPNIELNLIVDSDRDRDDLLAWFNELWSDDELTEDVRDEVLERLERLYRHNSPEFVYFKTLYHIFTQFLADQTVEDAKLDDARFSETAIWKTLFEFQRDGVKAVRSKLDRYGGCILADSVGLGKTFIALAVIKWFELRNQRVLVLCPKKLRDNWTEFLAQNNHETNPLLADRFSYTVLSHTDLTRSSGKVGDINLASFNWGNYDLVVIDESHNFRTASRGKSNGGSDYRPSRYEKLIDEVIGSGLKTKVLMLSATPVNNDLSDLKGQLDLVLASKPDAFLDLGISNLSGVIGDARRKFKDWLKAGGKDRNSLIGRLPPALFGLLDGVTIARSRRHVERHYASAMAAIGHFPERERPESVFAQIDTESEFPAFAHVHDEINSLRLALYNPLMFVHDEHKHRYDLGGNFDQANRERFLIGIIKTGLLKRLESSVNSFGTSMARLCDRIDARLADIETFKTGQAKTLSATDLPDEAEGDEELEVAFEVGGALKYNLAHMDVEGWANALRGDRERLEKLKDASFDVSPVRDAKLAELKKILAKKFSDPTINRSGETIRKVIVFTAFSDTAQYLYQELMPFAHAHGVHSGLVTGGGDTMATIGKARYQDILTNFAPRAKNRAAMKGLPQNEEIDLLIATDCISEGQNLQDADLLINFDIHWNPVRLIQRFGRIDRIGSLHDSIRMINFWPTPDLNHYINLKGRVEARMALVDLSATGEDNILADAKNAAEADLKWRDKQLLRLKDEVFDLEDEQEGVTLTEFSLEDFRADLLHFSRQNQAQLEGAPLGISAIVPPNGDGTPFDPGVIFCLKRNGKQLAEDQKPVGGLDPFFLIYVRDDGSIRYGFAAPKTILDAMRALCVGRTEPIATLCEAFDRETDKGQNMEGYDSLALSAVEAIKSSYAGRALSALAANKGGKLADATAQPRSEGDFELITWLIIKPDGDAA; from the coding sequence ATGACACAGTCGGTTATGAAATCTGGAATTCGTGACAATCGCGGTCGAGGTTCGGCTGCCAGCTTCCTTATAGAAAAGGCCAGAGCCGGAAGTGAGCTTTCGGTGGTCTCCGCCTATTTCACTAGCTTTGCGTATGCACGACTTGCCGAAACTTTGGACGGAATTGGCAAACTCCGATTTTTGTTCGGGGAGCCGCGCTTCATCGACAGCGTTGAAAGTGAAGATCTTTGCCCCCCAGCCTTTTCGTTGGAGGAGGACCGCCTAACTCTAACGGATGGCCTGCGGAAGCCAGGTGCCGCAATTCAATGCGCCGATTGGATCAGAGAGAAGGCAGAAATTCGTTCGATCAAGCGAGCGGGCTTGATGCATGGCAAGCTTTATCACGTTCACGACGGTAAGCGCGATCATGCGCTTGTCGGCAGCTCGAACTTTACGATCAAAGGTCTCGGCCTGACTGATGAACCAAACATCGAGTTAAACCTGATCGTCGATTCTGACCGTGATCGCGATGATCTGCTAGCATGGTTTAACGAACTCTGGTCGGACGATGAGCTGACCGAAGACGTTCGCGACGAAGTGCTAGAGCGACTTGAACGGCTCTATCGCCACAACAGTCCTGAATTCGTTTACTTCAAAACGCTGTATCACATCTTCACTCAATTCCTTGCCGACCAAACGGTCGAGGATGCCAAGCTCGACGATGCCCGGTTTAGCGAAACTGCGATCTGGAAGACATTGTTTGAGTTTCAGCGTGACGGCGTCAAAGCCGTGCGCTCCAAATTGGATCGGTATGGCGGATGCATCCTGGCTGACAGCGTTGGCTTGGGAAAAACCTTCATTGCGCTGGCTGTCATAAAATGGTTTGAACTGCGCAATCAGCGGGTGCTCGTCCTGTGCCCGAAGAAACTCCGCGACAACTGGACAGAATTTCTTGCCCAGAACAACCATGAAACTAACCCACTTCTCGCCGACCGGTTTTCTTATACGGTCCTTTCCCACACGGATTTGACCCGGTCGTCTGGCAAGGTTGGGGACATCAATCTAGCCTCGTTCAACTGGGGCAACTACGATCTCGTCGTCATCGACGAATCTCATAACTTCCGCACAGCGTCGCGCGGAAAATCAAACGGTGGATCGGATTATCGGCCAAGCCGTTATGAAAAACTGATCGATGAGGTTATAGGATCGGGCTTAAAGACCAAGGTCTTGATGTTGTCGGCAACGCCGGTCAACAACGATCTATCCGACTTGAAAGGTCAACTCGATCTGGTGCTGGCCAGCAAACCTGACGCATTTCTCGACCTTGGAATTTCAAACCTATCGGGCGTGATCGGCGACGCGCGCCGTAAATTCAAAGACTGGCTCAAGGCAGGCGGGAAAGATCGCAATTCTTTGATCGGGCGGCTGCCGCCTGCGCTTTTCGGCCTGCTCGATGGGGTGACCATTGCAAGATCGCGACGCCATGTCGAACGACATTACGCATCGGCAATGGCGGCAATCGGTCATTTCCCTGAACGAGAGCGCCCAGAATCTGTATTCGCGCAAATCGACACCGAAAGCGAATTTCCAGCCTTTGCCCATGTCCACGATGAGATCAACTCTCTGCGGCTGGCCCTCTATAATCCGCTCATGTTCGTCCATGATGAACACAAGCACCGCTATGATCTCGGCGGTAATTTCGATCAGGCTAACCGCGAACGGTTCTTGATTGGGATCATCAAGACCGGCCTGCTGAAGCGGCTGGAAAGCTCGGTAAATTCGTTCGGGACTTCTATGGCACGGCTTTGTGACCGCATAGACGCCCGCCTCGCGGACATTGAGACGTTTAAGACCGGCCAAGCGAAAACGCTGTCTGCAACCGACCTGCCTGACGAGGCAGAGGGCGACGAGGAATTGGAAGTAGCCTTCGAAGTCGGTGGCGCGCTCAAATACAATCTAGCGCACATGGATGTTGAAGGCTGGGCCAACGCGTTGCGGGGCGATAGGGAGCGCCTAGAGAAGTTGAAGGACGCGTCATTCGACGTGTCCCCGGTCCGAGATGCCAAGCTGGCCGAACTCAAGAAAATTCTAGCCAAAAAATTCAGCGATCCAACGATCAACCGTTCGGGCGAGACCATCCGCAAGGTTATCGTGTTCACGGCATTTTCCGATACAGCGCAATATCTATACCAGGAGCTCATGCCGTTTGCACACGCGCATGGGGTGCACAGCGGTCTCGTGACTGGTGGCGGTGATACGATGGCGACAATCGGCAAGGCCCGATATCAGGACATACTCACTAACTTCGCACCGCGTGCGAAGAATCGCGCCGCGATGAAAGGACTACCCCAGAACGAAGAAATCGACCTGCTCATTGCGACCGATTGTATCTCAGAAGGGCAGAATCTTCAGGATGCGGACCTCCTTATCAACTTCGACATCCACTGGAACCCGGTCCGGCTGATTCAGCGGTTTGGTCGCATCGATCGGATCGGCAGCCTCCACGACAGCATCAGGATGATCAACTTCTGGCCGACGCCCGATCTCAACCACTACATCAATCTCAAGGGCCGGGTGGAAGCACGCATGGCGCTGGTCGATCTCTCCGCAACCGGCGAAGACAACATTCTTGCCGATGCCAAGAATGCGGCGGAAGCCGATCTCAAGTGGCGCGACAAACAGTTGCTGCGCTTGAAGGATGAAGTTTTTGATCTGGAGGATGAGCAGGAAGGCGTTACCCTCACCGAATTCTCGCTCGAAGATTTTCGCGCCGATCTCCTCCATTTCTCGCGCCAGAATCAGGCCCAGCTTGAGGGTGCCCCCCTCGGCATCAGCGCGATTGTGCCGCCGAATGGTGACGGCACGCCCTTCGATCCCGGCGTGATCTTCTGCCTCAAACGCAACGGCAAGCAGCTTGCCGAGGACCAGAAGCCGGTCGGCGGTCTCGATCCTTTCTTCCTAATCTATGTTCGCGATGACGGCTCGATCAGGTATGGCTTTGCCGCTCCCAAGACCATCCTCGATGCCATGCGCGCACTTTGTGTTGGGCGGACCGAACCAATTGCGACGCTTTGCGAGGCCTTTGACCGGGAGACCGACAAAGGTCAGAACATGGAGGGCTACGATAGCCTGGCATTGTCAGCCGTCGAAGCCATCAAATCCAGCTATGCCGGTCGGGCGCTCAGCGCGCTAGCTGCAAACAAGGGCGGCAAGTTGGCCGATGCAACGGCGCAGCCGCGCAGTGAAGGGGACTTTGAGCTGATTACCTGGCTGATCATCAAGCCGGACGGGGATGCGGCATGA
- a CDS encoding Eco57I restriction-modification methylase domain-containing protein, whose product MNAQRSAIDDAIRAFADAPLQEAGLGLLDTLGYRSAKTIALDGSPATFAREVDHEGKLSAKPACFDRWQEVQFLFQLTNDEIPMLAHGQSAFDLQEKYGRSIVDSFVFLAIALEGDDWKRGALAGITRAVNAMFAMPVIILFKHGARFSLAASERRPNRRDASRDVQTGRISIILGVSTERPHRGHLSILAKLDWRAMRSRPSNFEELYACWRAALSTKTLNEAFYKELSHWFFWARDCVTFPEGAGEKAEVPLIRLLTRVIFCWFIKERGLIPDSLFRIEGVRPLLRSDPAKAGDEGNYYRAILQNLFFATLNTEMGEGRKWRSKSSGSGQDGHHMVHSLYRYQELFADPDAALALFRTVPFLNGGLFECLDREVTAKELERDPDLAKRAPDGKRLRVDGFSDHPKNPLHIPNRVFFGDEIKVDLNAIYETKGKDYRARGLFTLFDDYVFTVEENTSVEEEVALDPELLGKVFENLLASYNEETSTTARKKSGAFYTPRYVVDYMVRETLAHQFTRSLMAARPADNGGIRPNAQTFDLGPAPGELAMEPGKLRGKVDDAGSEFADRVAALLDPTQPVPNFTDKEAETLIATIEDLKVLDPACGSGAFPMGMLQALMEVLRRLDPDNARWKATLRAPLQRRVSDARNYDITRRETELEEAEAALAAFDEEFADNDLADYVRKLHLIEKCLYGSDIQPIAILIAKLRFFISLAVEQKPHKERPNLGIKPLPNLETKLVAANSLIPLERPKQDDLFANPRIRELERLTEDATQRHFGARTMKTKRKYRDLIQSYRDELSEILEHEHSLKHEDALKAAAWNPFDQNASAPFFDPLWMFQMHDGFDIVIGNPPYVRHEKIKDQKPALEKVYGQKDSKGIPLGSYAGTADYLVYFIERGLRLLKPGGAFSYITSNKWYRVKYGENLRFWVTRNTRLISIIDFGDADVFEAVAYPTILVAERRDGAGPLPDDRFRALNWQDLGEDADKEHFWTYLERAGFEMPQVALEKDGWQIEPTVKRDLLARIRTRGRRLLDYTGSTVFRGITTGLNQAFLLSQEEIAELDDNSVKLLRPYLGGKDLRRWAANPSRQWMLKIPSSANEQHPWTGKLSVEAERIFAETYPAVHRRFATKEMRKALIDRDDQGHFFWELRSCDYWADFNLPKVCSNKVTSKPTFCVDLNASVLGNTAYFFAHHDSAYLCAVLNSSVADFLYRSTFSSKQNGFYEIQPGPLGDFPVAVAGEQDHQIVVVLANALQALEGNPALEQLLNGLVYELYFPDDLHAHGLRLFDAAREAGLDRLSGLEGEELATASADFTKQKLAPGQPLRVMLSDLQTLDVVRIIEGKA is encoded by the coding sequence ATGAACGCCCAACGCTCGGCTATCGATGATGCCATCCGCGCCTTTGCGGACGCGCCGTTGCAGGAAGCGGGCCTCGGTTTACTCGATACGCTCGGATATCGCAGCGCCAAGACTATCGCGCTCGACGGCAGTCCGGCAACCTTTGCCCGCGAAGTCGATCACGAAGGAAAGCTCTCTGCCAAGCCCGCCTGCTTTGACCGATGGCAGGAAGTCCAGTTCCTGTTCCAGCTCACCAATGACGAAATTCCGATGTTGGCTCACGGCCAATCGGCCTTTGACCTCCAAGAGAAATATGGTCGCAGCATCGTCGACAGCTTCGTCTTCCTCGCGATCGCGCTCGAAGGCGATGACTGGAAGCGCGGTGCCCTGGCGGGGATCACTCGCGCGGTAAACGCCATGTTCGCCATGCCGGTGATCATCCTGTTCAAGCATGGCGCACGCTTTTCGCTGGCAGCGAGCGAGCGCCGTCCCAATCGTCGTGACGCGAGCCGCGACGTGCAGACGGGCCGTATCTCAATTATCCTCGGCGTCTCGACCGAGCGCCCCCATCGCGGCCATCTCAGCATCTTGGCCAAGCTCGATTGGCGCGCGATGCGCTCGCGGCCTTCAAATTTCGAGGAACTCTACGCGTGTTGGCGTGCCGCGCTGTCGACCAAGACGCTCAACGAGGCCTTCTACAAGGAACTCAGCCACTGGTTCTTCTGGGCGCGCGACTGCGTCACCTTCCCCGAAGGGGCGGGTGAAAAGGCTGAAGTTCCCCTTATCCGCCTGCTCACCCGCGTCATTTTCTGCTGGTTCATCAAGGAGCGCGGCCTGATCCCAGACAGCCTGTTCCGAATCGAAGGCGTGCGCCCGCTGCTAAGGTCCGATCCCGCGAAGGCGGGTGACGAAGGCAACTACTACCGCGCCATTCTGCAAAACCTGTTCTTCGCCACGCTCAACACCGAAATGGGCGAGGGTCGCAAATGGCGCTCGAAGAGCAGCGGGAGCGGACAGGATGGGCACCACATGGTGCACAGCCTCTACCGCTACCAGGAGCTGTTCGCCGACCCCGATGCGGCGCTGGCGCTGTTCCGCACCGTGCCCTTCCTCAACGGCGGCCTCTTCGAATGCCTCGACCGCGAAGTCACGGCAAAGGAGCTGGAACGCGACCCCGACCTGGCTAAGCGGGCGCCGGACGGCAAGCGCCTGCGCGTCGATGGCTTCTCGGATCACCCCAAGAACCCGCTGCATATCCCCAACCGGGTATTCTTCGGCGACGAAATCAAGGTCGATCTCAATGCCATCTACGAGACCAAAGGCAAGGATTATAGGGCGAGAGGCCTGTTCACCCTGTTCGACGATTACGTCTTCACGGTTGAGGAGAACACCTCGGTCGAGGAAGAGGTTGCGCTCGATCCCGAGCTGCTGGGCAAGGTCTTCGAAAACCTGCTCGCGTCCTACAACGAGGAAACCAGTACTACCGCGCGCAAGAAATCCGGCGCGTTCTACACCCCGCGCTATGTCGTCGATTACATGGTACGCGAGACGCTGGCGCACCAGTTCACCCGCTCACTGATGGCTGCGCGCCCGGCCGACAACGGCGGTATCAGGCCCAATGCGCAGACCTTCGATCTTGGGCCTGCTCCGGGTGAGCTGGCGATGGAACCGGGCAAGCTGCGCGGAAAGGTGGACGATGCGGGGTCGGAATTTGCCGACCGGGTTGCCGCCCTGCTCGATCCTACCCAGCCCGTGCCAAACTTCACCGACAAGGAGGCGGAAACGCTGATTGCCACCATCGAGGATTTGAAAGTGCTCGATCCGGCATGCGGATCGGGTGCCTTTCCGATGGGCATGTTGCAGGCGTTGATGGAAGTACTGCGCCGCCTCGATCCCGACAATGCTCGGTGGAAGGCGACCTTGCGAGCACCATTGCAGCGCCGCGTGTCCGACGCGCGCAATTACGATATCACTCGGCGCGAAACCGAGCTGGAAGAGGCCGAAGCTGCGCTCGCCGCCTTCGATGAAGAATTCGCCGACAACGACCTCGCAGATTATGTCCGCAAGCTGCACCTGATCGAAAAGTGCCTCTACGGCTCGGATATTCAGCCGATCGCCATCCTGATTGCCAAACTGCGCTTCTTCATCAGTCTTGCGGTCGAACAGAAGCCGCATAAGGAAAGGCCCAATCTCGGCATCAAGCCGCTGCCCAACCTGGAAACCAAGCTGGTCGCCGCCAACAGCCTGATTCCGCTTGAGCGCCCAAAGCAGGACGACCTGTTCGCCAATCCGCGCATTCGCGAGCTGGAGCGCCTGACCGAGGACGCAACCCAGCGCCACTTCGGCGCGCGGACGATGAAGACCAAGCGCAAATACCGCGACTTGATCCAGTCCTACCGCGACGAACTGTCAGAAATCCTTGAACACGAGCATTCACTCAAACACGAGGATGCTCTGAAGGCCGCCGCCTGGAATCCGTTCGATCAGAACGCCAGCGCGCCTTTCTTCGATCCGCTGTGGATGTTCCAGATGCACGACGGGTTCGATATCGTGATCGGCAACCCGCCCTATGTCCGACACGAGAAGATCAAGGATCAGAAGCCTGCGCTGGAAAAGGTCTACGGCCAGAAGGACAGCAAGGGCATCCCGCTCGGCAGCTATGCCGGAACTGCGGATTATCTGGTCTATTTCATCGAACGCGGCCTGCGCCTGCTCAAGCCCGGTGGAGCCTTCAGCTACATCACTTCGAACAAGTGGTATCGCGTCAAATATGGCGAGAACCTGCGTTTCTGGGTCACACGCAACACCAGACTGATCAGCATCATCGATTTCGGTGATGCCGACGTGTTTGAGGCCGTCGCCTATCCCACCATCCTAGTCGCAGAGCGGCGCGATGGTGCAGGCCCATTGCCTGATGATCGATTCCGCGCGCTAAATTGGCAGGACCTTGGTGAGGATGCCGATAAGGAACACTTTTGGACATATCTCGAACGTGCCGGCTTCGAGATGCCGCAAGTCGCTCTGGAAAAGGACGGTTGGCAAATCGAGCCGACCGTCAAGCGCGATCTCCTTGCCCGCATCCGGACGCGGGGGCGGCGGTTGCTCGACTACACCGGCAGTACAGTTTTTCGAGGTATCACTACGGGGCTGAACCAAGCCTTCCTGCTGAGCCAAGAGGAAATTGCAGAACTTGACGACAATTCGGTAAAGCTCCTTCGACCCTATCTAGGCGGAAAGGATCTTCGCCGCTGGGCGGCCAATCCATCCCGTCAATGGATGCTCAAAATACCCTCCTCAGCCAATGAACAGCACCCGTGGACGGGGAAGCTGTCCGTTGAGGCGGAGAGGATATTTGCGGAGACTTATCCCGCCGTTCATCGGCGATTTGCGACGAAGGAAATGCGGAAGGCTCTCATTGATCGTGATGATCAAGGCCATTTCTTCTGGGAATTGCGGTCCTGTGATTACTGGGCCGATTTCAATCTACCGAAAGTCTGCTCGAACAAGGTCACTAGCAAGCCCACGTTTTGCGTCGATCTCAATGCAAGCGTGCTCGGCAACACCGCTTACTTTTTCGCGCATCACGACAGCGCCTATCTCTGTGCCGTACTAAATTCCAGCGTAGCGGACTTCTTGTATCGTTCGACATTTTCGAGCAAGCAGAATGGCTTCTATGAAATTCAGCCTGGCCCGCTGGGCGATTTTCCAGTGGCCGTCGCCGGGGAGCAGGATCATCAAATAGTGGTTGTCCTTGCCAATGCACTGCAGGCCCTTGAAGGAAACCCCGCCCTCGAACAGCTACTCAACGGCCTAGTGTACGAACTCTATTTCCCCGACGATCTTCACGCGCACGGACTGCGCCTGTTCGACGCAGCGCGCGAGGCCGGGCTTGACCGCCTCTCTGGCCTCGAAGGCGAAGAACTCGCCACCGCCTCCGCCGACTTCACCAAACAAAAACTCGCCCCCGGCCAACCCCTCCGCGTAATGCTCTCCGATCTGCAAACGCTGGACGTGGTGCGGATCATAGAGGGGAAGGCGTGA
- a CDS encoding AAA family ATPase produces the protein MVDGAEATEGQAEEIPLADPPPPPRIKELRLSNFRAFPGPATVTIPTGGKNAVIFGENGSGKSTIFHALDGFFSVAERNRGQRRRRLEDNVNLFSPDFADKTWVEVEFTDDVVERWDQTRHPCDPGEQRSQRVYAAGYRKAFLDYRALLETNFRHSSGAINLFDVCVHGALRDFRATHEGSETSLRELWRVLEKHINPPWGNMAVGRDETERNLYRTSFNTGLAEALDAMLPLINEMLAALHWDDILVESFDFPRLTYNNEWTLRHRDFDGKRITPRIKFSGEELDTPHLSLNEARQSALALAIYFAGRKLCGETTLADVPKLMVLDDVIVGLDQSNRLPVLDLLAEKFKDWQIIILTHDRVWFDMTRSYHRRHQADRFWAYSVLNAAPNLLTCPTPLSVSSSAPKEAIGLARTFLAEGHISAAGNATRIAAERAIREFCEEKKIPVKYQVDHEKIAFSDFYKAAREWSNKSSQGIYRDVLDNLQMYVEILLNRLSHGGTPQLERYDVEGAITATDALILALKVVSKYEQN, from the coding sequence ATGGTAGACGGTGCCGAAGCGACCGAAGGACAGGCAGAAGAGATTCCGCTCGCTGATCCGCCGCCTCCTCCCCGCATCAAGGAATTGCGACTTTCGAATTTCCGAGCCTTTCCTGGCCCCGCTACGGTCACGATTCCGACAGGCGGCAAGAACGCCGTAATCTTCGGTGAGAATGGCTCCGGCAAATCCACCATCTTTCACGCCCTTGATGGCTTCTTTTCCGTCGCTGAACGCAACCGCGGCCAGCGGCGCCGACGGCTTGAGGACAATGTAAACCTCTTCAGCCCGGATTTCGCCGACAAGACGTGGGTGGAAGTGGAGTTCACCGACGATGTGGTGGAACGGTGGGATCAAACCCGCCATCCTTGCGACCCGGGAGAGCAGAGGAGCCAACGTGTCTACGCGGCCGGATATCGGAAAGCATTCTTGGATTACCGCGCCCTGTTGGAGACGAACTTTCGGCACAGCAGCGGCGCGATAAACCTGTTCGATGTTTGCGTCCACGGCGCACTCCGGGATTTTCGAGCGACGCATGAAGGCTCGGAAACATCGCTGCGCGAACTTTGGCGGGTGCTGGAAAAGCACATCAATCCGCCTTGGGGGAATATGGCGGTCGGACGCGATGAAACGGAGCGCAATCTATACCGCACGAGTTTTAACACGGGGCTTGCAGAGGCACTTGATGCGATGCTGCCGTTGATAAACGAGATGCTCGCAGCGCTACACTGGGATGATATTCTCGTAGAAAGTTTTGATTTCCCTCGACTTACCTACAACAACGAATGGACGCTTCGTCACCGAGATTTTGACGGCAAGCGAATTACGCCTCGAATCAAATTCAGTGGAGAAGAGTTGGATACTCCGCACCTTTCGCTCAACGAAGCCCGCCAATCCGCATTGGCACTCGCCATCTATTTCGCAGGCCGCAAACTATGTGGCGAAACCACCTTGGCGGATGTACCGAAGCTCATGGTTCTCGACGATGTGATCGTGGGTCTCGATCAATCCAACCGTTTGCCAGTTCTCGATCTTCTCGCCGAAAAATTCAAGGACTGGCAAATTATCATTCTGACGCACGATCGCGTCTGGTTCGATATGACTCGCAGCTATCATCGTCGTCACCAGGCGGATCGATTCTGGGCTTATTCGGTACTCAACGCAGCGCCCAACCTCCTGACCTGCCCGACGCCGCTATCCGTCAGCTCCAGTGCGCCAAAAGAGGCCATTGGGCTCGCACGAACATTCCTCGCTGAAGGGCACATTAGTGCTGCAGGCAATGCGACCCGCATCGCAGCCGAACGGGCTATTCGGGAGTTTTGCGAGGAGAAGAAGATTCCCGTTAAGTACCAAGTCGACCACGAAAAAATCGCCTTCTCGGATTTCTACAAGGCAGCTCGGGAATGGAGCAACAAGAGTAGTCAAGGCATCTACCGCGATGTGCTCGATAACCTGCAGATGTATGTCGAGATTTTGCTGAACCGTCTATCGCACGGCGGCACGCCTCAGCTTGAGCGGTACGACGTAGAAGGGGCGATCACGGCAACCGATGCGCTAATTCTCGCCCTAAAAGTGGTCTCGAAGTATGAGCAGAATTAG